GCACCGCGGCCTGATTACCGACCGTAATGGCGAACCCCTGGCCGTGAGTACCCCGGTAACCACCCTGTGGGCCAATGCCAAGGAAATGCAGGTTGCCAAGGACCGCTGGCCAGCGCTGGCGCACGCGCTTGGGCAAGATCCCAAAGTGCTGACGGCGCGCCTGGAGCAGCAAGCCAATAAAGAATTTATCTACCTGGTCCGTGGCCTGACGCCTGAGCAGGGTCAGGTGGTGCTCGACCTGAAAGTGCCAGGTGTCTATGGCATTGAAGAGTTCCGCCGCTTTTACCCTGCCGGTGAAGTAACGGCGCACATGGTCGGCTTCACGGATATTGACGATAAAGGCCGTGAAGGCGTCGAGCTGGCCTATGACGAATGGCTGGCCGGGGTACCGGGCAAGCGGCAGGTCATCAAGGATCGGCGCGGGCGTCTGATCAAAGACGTGCAAGTGACCAAAAACGCCAAGGCAGGGAAGACCTTGGCGTTGTCGATTGACCTGCGCCTGCAGTATCTGGCCAACCGCGAGCTGCGCAATGCGCTGGTCGAGAACGGTGCAAAGGCCGGCAGCCTGGTGATCATGGACGTGAAGACCGGCGAGATTCTGGCCATGGTCAACCAGCCAACCTACAACCCGAACAACCGTCGCAACCTGCAACCGGCAATGATGCGTAACCGCGCCATGATCGACGTGTTCGAGCCGGGCTCGACGGTAAAACCGATTTCGATGAGTGCGGCCCTGGAAACCGGGCGCTGGAAACCGACCGACAAGGTCGAGGTTTACCCGGGTACCTTGCAGTTGGGCAAGTACACCATTCGTGACGTATCGCGCACCGAAGGTCCGGTCCTCGACCTGACCGGCATCCTGATCAACTCCAGTAACGTGGGTATGAGCAAGGTTGCCTTCGACATCGGCGGCGAAGCGATTTTCCGCCAGATGGCGAAAATGGGCCTGGGTCAGGACACCGGTCTGGGCTTCCCGGGCGAACGTGTCGGCAACCTGCCCAACTACCGCGAGTGGCGCAAGG
This genomic stretch from Pseudomonas deceptionensis harbors:
- a CDS encoding peptidoglycan D,D-transpeptidase FtsI family protein translates to MIKLEGALYPWRFRVVLALLALLVGAIACQIVYLQVIDHDFLKGQGDARSLRHIPIPAHRGLITDRNGEPLAVSTPVTTLWANAKEMQVAKDRWPALAHALGQDPKVLTARLEQQANKEFIYLVRGLTPEQGQVVLDLKVPGVYGIEEFRRFYPAGEVTAHMVGFTDIDDKGREGVELAYDEWLAGVPGKRQVIKDRRGRLIKDVQVTKNAKAGKTLALSIDLRLQYLANRELRNALVENGAKAGSLVIMDVKTGEILAMVNQPTYNPNNRRNLQPAMMRNRAMIDVFEPGSTVKPISMSAALETGRWKPTDKVEVYPGTLQLGKYTIRDVSRTEGPVLDLTGILINSSNVGMSKVAFDIGGEAIFRQMAKMGLGQDTGLGFPGERVGNLPNYREWRKAETATLSYGYGVSVTAIQLVHAFSALANNGKLAPLTLLKADKPAEAAQVMPEQVAKTVQGMLQEVIENPRGVWRAKVPAYHVGGKSGTARKTSSGGVKGYAVNSYRSLFAGFGPMSDPRYAIVVVIDEPSKAGYFGGLVSAPVFSKVMSGTLRLMNVTPDNLPTAAEQQAAATAAAAKGGRG